TTTTTTTTCATTTTCCTGAAATTAATAAATCAGGGGAATGCCCTTTTCATGGGGAGCCGGAAGGAGGCACCGGAATATGTGTTTTCCTATGCGGATAACCAGCCGGAGGATTATCCCACGGTACAGGGTGCAAGAAAATTTGCGGAGCTGGTGCAGGAAAAGACATCCGGAAGGATCAGGATCAATGTGTTTGCAGGCGGTGAAATGGGGAACGAAAATGAAGTGGTGGAGCAGCTGCAGTACGGCGGAATCGATTTTGCCCGGGCTTCGGTTATGATGCTGACCGAAATAAAACCTAAGTTTAATGTGCTGCAGCTTCCTTATCTGTATCGGGATGAAACCCATATGTGGAAGGTGTTGGACGGAGAGATCGGAGAGGAATTTAAGGAGGAGCTTAAAGGAAGCGGTCTGGTGGCTCTTTCCTGGTATGATGCAGGCGCCAGGCATTTTTACAATTCCTCCGGTCCCATAGAATGTATGGAGGATATGAAAAAAATGCGCATTCGCGTTGCCAATTCCGATATGATGTCGGCTATGGTGGAGGCTCTGGGAGCAAGGGCAGTGCCAATGGCTTATTCTGAAGTATATGCGGCTCTGGAGACCAAAAGCATTGATGGTGCGGAAAACAACTGGCCTTCCTATGAAACTATGAGGCATTATGAGGTGGCGAAGTACATCACCCTGGATGCCCACAGCCGGATCCCTGAGATGCAGCTAGCCTCTCAGGCTACCTGGGAGAAGTTAGGCGAGGCGGACAGGGAAATCATTTCGGCCTGCGCAGAAGAGTCCGCCAGGTATGAAAGAAGGCTGTGGGAGATACGTGAACAGAGTGACAGGGAGAGGCTGACAAAGGCCGGCTGTGTTATCACGGAGTTAAGCGGGAAGGAACAGGTGCGCTTCCGGGCGGCCGCCATGACGGTTTATCAGATGTATTGCATCGAATACATTGATGTGGTGAACCGGATCTCCCAGATACGGTGACGGATTGTTTTTGGAAACAGGATAGGGAAATCATAATGGATGCGTTCAAGTTGAATTGCTTGAATGCATCCGTTTTTTAGTTTCTCTGAAGGGGAGGTTGAAAATTTTTTAATAGATGTTGACAAGTAATATTATATCGCATATAATATATATTATACGACATATAATATAGGGAATGAAACAATATTATATATCAGTTCAATAGAAGAAAGGAAGGTGGGAAATCGTGGAACCAAAACGTTTGTA
The nucleotide sequence above comes from Lacrimispora sp. BS-2. Encoded proteins:
- a CDS encoding TRAP transporter substrate-binding protein; this encodes MDKQIVKRVAWFFFVVAAACFFFIFLKLINQGNALFMGSRKEAPEYVFSYADNQPEDYPTVQGARKFAELVQEKTSGRIRINVFAGGEMGNENEVVEQLQYGGIDFARASVMMLTEIKPKFNVLQLPYLYRDETHMWKVLDGEIGEEFKEELKGSGLVALSWYDAGARHFYNSSGPIECMEDMKKMRIRVANSDMMSAMVEALGARAVPMAYSEVYAALETKSIDGAENNWPSYETMRHYEVAKYITLDAHSRIPEMQLASQATWEKLGEADREIISACAEESARYERRLWEIREQSDRERLTKAGCVITELSGKEQVRFRAAAMTVYQMYCIEYIDVVNRISQIR